TGGCAAACCTTGAAGTAAGGGGCATTTGTAGACACCGAAATTTTTACGGATCAAGcaaaatcctaaattcaagataCTACAAGACTCTTGAATTCATAGGAGTCTATTAGAGTTGCTTGGAGGTTAGTATACCGTTGTGGCCGGATACTTCTTGACAATCAAATAGTTCAAGAAGTTGGAGATCAAATACATCCCTAGGAGATTTGCATCATCATATATTCGAGAAATAGTTGCTTCAACCCTCGAATCATGGAGATAGTTAGGAGAGAAGAATCAAGGAAGAAACAGAATTGTACCCacaattataacaacaacaacaacccagtataatcccactagtggggtctggggagggtagtgtgtacgcagaccttacccctaccatgaggtagagaggctgtttccaatagatcctcggcatccttccctccaagaactccccaccttgctcttggggtgactcgaactcataacctcttggttggaagtggaggttgcttaccatcagagcaacccctccCCACCCCTCTTATCGAATTGTAACCACAATTGATTAGTAAAAATCTCTTATTTTGTGATTGCAGTTTATTTTTCATATCTTGAAAATTTATTGCAAAGACATAtaattttcaattttaaaaaaacaaaaaggcaaagattaacaattcaatatattcaaaacATATAAAAATATCACACTAAAAAAACTCATTAACTCTTCGAATATTTATATACATTTATTTCCATAGTGCAATAGAATTTTCTGAAAAAAACAAAAAGGCAAAGAGGTTCTACCGAGAATTGAACTCGGGTTACTGGATTCAGAGTCCAATGTCCTAACCGCTAGACCATAGAACCGTTTTGCTATCATTTTGCAAGATTTCTATTTATAACATATGGGTGGCAAACTTAAACACTGGTTAAACAGAAGTTTTGCATCATTACAAGAGCCAAAAGTGCCAAAAGCCTGAAGACACATTTGAACTGAACCACCTCGAAAATTGTTAAAAGCTGCTGCATCTTCAACTTCAACCCAGTGAACTAAAAACCCCAGATGAGAAAAACCCTGAAAAAACCCCTTTGTTCCATTTCTGCAACTTCCAAATCCAACAACAGTACCCTCACCAATGGCACAAACCAATTTTTCTTCTTCAAACTACCAATCCCTCAATCAAATACGTCCCAGTTCCAAACAAGTCGATGTCATTCAGACCCATTTTATTCAAATTTTCCACTTTCCCAGGTACCCAAAtcaaaaaaatcaaatctttactcaaatttcacttcaaaacccaaaaggttatTTTCTACTTTTAACATCCCACCTCCAGAATGGGTAAATCCATTCATTGACCTTTCTGATTTAGTTACAGACCCTAAAGATCTCAAAATATCACCATGGGTCCCACAAATTTTGAATCTTTTGGACAATTCATACTCAATGGAGCAGAATTTAGATGCTTATTGTTGTAAATTTTTGATCAAATTATCTCCTAGTTTTGTTGCATATGTGTTGAAGTCAGGTGACCTTGCTGGTAAGCCTGATATCGCGTTTCGTTTCTTTTATTGGGCTGGTAAGCAAAAAGGGTATGCTCATAATGTTGAATGCTATGCGTTTTTAATTCAGATTTTATCTGCTTCGCGCGAATTGGATAGAATTAAGCACGTGTTTAGTGAATTTAAGCATAAAGGTAGTGGTTTGTTGATGAATGTGGGGTCGGTTAATTTGTTGATTAGGAGTTTCGGAGAACTTGGGATGGTTGAAGAATTGTTATTTGTGTGGCGTCAAATGAAAGAAAGTGGTATTGAGCCTAGTTTGTATACCTATAACTTTTTGATGAATGGATTGGTTAATTCCATGTTTATTGAATCTGCTGAACGCGTTTTTGAGGTTATGGAAAGCGGGAAAGTTAATCCGGATATTGTTACGTATAATACTATGATTAAAGGGTATTGTAGATCAGGGAAGCTTCAAAAGGCAATGGAGAAATTTAGAGATATGGAGGTTAGAAAAGTGGAAGCTGACAAGATTACGTACATGACTCTGATGCAAGCGTGTTACTCAGAGGAAGATTTTGATTCTTGTTTGGGACTTTATCACGAAATGGAGGAAAAGGACTTGGATATTCCACCACACGCTTATACATTAGTGATTGGAGGGTTTTGTAAAACTGGGAAGGTTTTGGAAGGGTTTACTGTTTTCGAGAATATGATCAAGAAGGGTTTTAAACCTAATCTGTCGATTTATACTTCTTTGATTGATTCATACATGAAACTTGGAAACTTGGATGAGGCGATGAGGCTTTTCGACAGAATGAAGAATGAAGGATTTGAACCAGATGAGGTAACATTTGGGGTTATTGTAAATGGTTTATGCAAGAGTGGGAGGTTGGACGAGGCAATGCAGTGGCTCGAGTACTGTCAAAATAACAATGTAGCTATCAACGCCATGTTTTATTCAAGTCTTATTGATGGTCTAGGAAAGGCAGGGAGAGTTGACGAGGCCAGAGAACTCTTTGAGGAGATGGCCGAGAAGGGATGTACGCGTGACTCTTATTGTTATAATGCACTTATCGATGCCTTGGCCAAAACTGGGAAAATTGATGAAGCTTTGGTTCTTTTTAAGAGAATGGAAGATGAAGGTTGTGATCAAACAGTTTATACATATACCATATTGATCAGTCGCTTGTTTAAAGAGCATCAAAATGAAGAGGCATTGAAATTGTGGCATATGATGATTGATAAGGGTATAACTCCAAATGCCGCTTCTTTTCGAGCCCTTTCAACTGGGCTTTGTCTTTCTGGAAAGGTGGCAAGAGCGTGTAAGATATTGGATGAGCTGGCACCAATGGGTGTTATCCTTGAGACAGCTTTTGAAGATATGATTAATGTTCTGTGCAAGGTAGGTCGTATAAAACAGGCTTGCAAATTAGCTGATGGGATTGTGGATAGAGGTCGAGAAATTCCTGGAAAAGTTCGCACTGTCTTGATTAATGCCTTGAGAAAGACAGGGAATGCTGATATGGCACTGAAGCTGATGCATAGTAAGATTGGCATTGGATACGACAGGCAGGGTAGTATCAAAAGGAGAGTAAAGTTCCGAGTACTGGTGGAAAGCTGAGGCTAAAGCTGGATAGCGGGGTTACTATTGGGACATTCAAGAATGTTATTGTGCTACTATCATGGTTGGTTACAAAATTAGAAAGTGAGTTTGCAGAATTTATATAGAAAGTTAATATACATGCATTGCTACTTTTCCTTCAACCTTTCATTTTTTTTCGTCGGCCTTTTGTGTTAGTCGTGAAATTTACACTTAGTTAGTCCCTCTGACATTTTCTTAATTATTTGAAGTTCTTCAAACATGCCTATCTGATAGTGATTCCTACGTGGCAAATAACTCTCTTACTACTCATTACCTTTAGCTGAAATAGACTTAAAATCTATTTGGGATCCACAACTATTTTTATAAAGCTTCAAATTTGTAGGAAAGTAATCCTAGGTACACTTCTGTACTTGATTGGATGGAGATTGGTGGTGATCCGAGTCTTGTTATTTTGCTTATTCTGGGGGTTTTGTGTGTGCCTAACAGTGTACAGTTTGGGCTGATTTGGTGCTTTTCTCAGATTATGTCTTAACTAATTAAAAGAGCTGCAGTTTTATAATCCTTAAAGCTATGAGTTATACTCTTTAAAATTATGTTTTTTTTAATTACTCTTTTGCCAAAAAAAGTATATACTCTGCTCaactatcaaaatataaaataaaaccgAATACCTTCCTCTGTCATCTTTGTTCTGTCTCTTTTTTGGAAGAAGAGTTTTTACCCCGCCTGTTTATGAAGTACTTCAAGTCAATTATATACTCTACTCTTTTTTACCCAATCGAAATGTGACAAACAAAGTGGAAAAGGAGTGCTTGTATCTACTCTGTGTTTTCCATACTGATCTAGTGCGTTTTCCTTCTTGGATCCTTTAGATGCATTTTGCTTTTTTGAGATTCCTTATAACACTAGCACAATATTTAAACCAATTAATAGTCTTACAATAAAATTTTCTTTTAGATGAGTAATCTCAAAATAGAACTTAGCTCCAATATTAAAACAAAGTTTGTTTTCTAAGGTTCTCTTAACTAGTTTTGACACATGCAGGGAGCGTGTTGGTGATGCAATGATGGTTATTACGTTCCTGTTTGGTTAATGTAAAACAAAATCAATGATGTGATCAAATAAGCAATGAACATGCCATTTGGCTAAGCTATGCATATCTGCCACTTTATGGAGTTCTAACAAGCAAATAAAGAGGTAAAGttaattgatttttttgtttAATAAGAGAATCTGACAAATCATCTTGCTTGCGTTAGCTCTATCTTCTTTTTGTTGAAACTGGAAGTACGATATAGGGTGGTGTGATAGTGACACTCAAGTCACAAACTCTGAAGTCTGACCTTTTCCCCCATTCTGATTAAGCCTGAGATATACTTAAAGATGCTGACCCCTTCTGTTGCTTTAAAAAACTTTATCGTGGAAGATTATTTGGAAGTGTCAACTTATTTTTAAGATAACTCCGAGACACCTAAAATTGTTGGATGGGATTATCACTCATATTAGTTACTATCCGTCATTGATTCTTCTCATATGCTTTGTGCTTACACTTATGCTTTCGATTGTTGATTCAGCAGTTCTTGCCATCAACTAAAATATGGCACCCTCAGGCAACTTATCTTGTATTATCATAAAAAGAGGTAATATTGGGGAATTTGCAGCCATACTCTATATTTGTACCACCTTTTAACATGTACcctatttttacaaattaatgAACTGGTAGCCAATTAGTAAAAAATAAGTAATATTATGACAATAATATCACTGACCAACGGTATAAAACCTGCATAAGCCAGTAGATCCGCTTGCATTACCCTCATATATCACTACATCttcttgcaaaaaaaaaaaggaaaaaagtatTAAATAATAGTGACTAAATTTTGAAAATACTACAAAGCAACTTCACACATTTCTATGAGCCAACAAGTGTAAAAATATGCATTTAATCTTTTTCATATATAGCCGAATGAGCTCACGAATTTATTTTTCGGCTGCCTAAAGTCTTTCTGAATAATCATGAAAAAaggcaaaaaagaaaagaagtatGTAAAATTTCAAACTGAAAATAACAACTTGGATCAAATGTAATACGTTCGTGATGTGTAGAATACCTTGATGTTTGCCTTCCTCTGTGCTATCATTGGACTGCATACCTTTCTCTATCTCAGCAGCTTCAGCTTCATTCAATGGTGCAGCATCGCTCGGGAGCTTTGGAGTATTTTGCAGAAGGATTTTTTCGACTCTAGCTTCATGCAGTGCAACATCAATTTTTGACTCTTATCAATTGAAGCGCCACTGTTTTCGACTTCTACTGCATATTGATTGAGAAAAGAAATCAATGACTCAAAACTTACAGGTAATCATATATAATAAGATATAACACAGCTATACTTGTAGTGACAACTTCCTATGTGTCTCCACCTAAAATTTCTTGACAAACAACAAACGCTCCCACAAATAAATTGCCTGTTGCAATACGAGTACATACATCTGCATTCAGTACATGTTCTTTAGTACCAACAGCTTCATCATCTGCATCTTTCTCAATTCTAACATTCTCAGTTAATAACAGTTAATAACTTTTCATCACATCCAACATCTTTGCTCAATCTATCAACACTAGAACCTTCCACTTAACTTGCTCACTTCCAGCATTTTTATCTGGGGCTTTATGCAGTCTATCATCAGCAGCATTTACATCAGACTGAGGCTTGAAGACCTCATTCATTCTATCATATTCTCGATAGTTCATAAATTCAGAATCTTCTTCAGCGACATATTTCCTTTTCGACTTGTCAACAATCTCAAATAACTTTTCCAGCTTTGAATCCAAATATTCCTATACAAGAATACTAACAATATCATTACCTAAGCAACAAATACTTCTCTATAAATAAGCCCACCTTGGTTTTTCTTACAACATCTTCCACAACGACATATCATTCTTTCTCTCCAAACTCTTGAACAACATCTCTCGCGATCAAGCGCCTTTCTTCGTGTGCATGCTTTTTAACCTCCCTCATTACCCTCTAGTATAAAATAGAAACAATATAACAATTTTAGACTAAATAGGCCTGTAGTTAAGTAAATACAATACaaaacttcaaactaaacatgTTGTAGTTAAGCAAAACAATATGAAAaacttcacactaaacatgctTGTAGTTTAGCAAACACAGTACATAACTTCAACTATAACAATATTGAAGTTTagcaaatacagaacaaaaactTTAGGTTATAAAAATTAACATGTAGTTCAAACAATGC
The DNA window shown above is from Nicotiana tomentosiformis chromosome 8, ASM39032v3, whole genome shotgun sequence and carries:
- the LOC104114331 gene encoding pentatricopeptide repeat-containing protein At1g03560, mitochondrial, whose amino-acid sequence is MRKTLKKPLCSISATSKSNNSTLTNGTNQFFFFKLPIPQSNTSQFQTSRCHSDPFYSNFPLSQVPKSKKSNLYSNFTSKPKRLFSTFNIPPPEWVNPFIDLSDLVTDPKDLKISPWVPQILNLLDNSYSMEQNLDAYCCKFLIKLSPSFVAYVLKSGDLAGKPDIAFRFFYWAGKQKGYAHNVECYAFLIQILSASRELDRIKHVFSEFKHKGSGLLMNVGSVNLLIRSFGELGMVEELLFVWRQMKESGIEPSLYTYNFLMNGLVNSMFIESAERVFEVMESGKVNPDIVTYNTMIKGYCRSGKLQKAMEKFRDMEVRKVEADKITYMTLMQACYSEEDFDSCLGLYHEMEEKDLDIPPHAYTLVIGGFCKTGKVLEGFTVFENMIKKGFKPNLSIYTSLIDSYMKLGNLDEAMRLFDRMKNEGFEPDEVTFGVIVNGLCKSGRLDEAMQWLEYCQNNNVAINAMFYSSLIDGLGKAGRVDEARELFEEMAEKGCTRDSYCYNALIDALAKTGKIDEALVLFKRMEDEGCDQTVYTYTILISRLFKEHQNEEALKLWHMMIDKGITPNAASFRALSTGLCLSGKVARACKILDELAPMGVILETAFEDMINVLCKVGRIKQACKLADGIVDRGREIPGKVRTVLINALRKTGNADMALKLMHSKIGIGYDRQGSIKRRVKFRVLVES